A section of the Falco peregrinus isolate bFalPer1 chromosome 3, bFalPer1.pri, whole genome shotgun sequence genome encodes:
- the LOC129784024 gene encoding feather keratin 1-like, with translation MACNNFCSPCGPTPLANSCNEPCVRQCEDSRVVIQPSTVLVTLPGPILTSFPQSTAVGSSSSAAVGNILSSQGVPISSGGFGYGYGLGGLGCYGAGRACLPC, from the coding sequence ATGGCCTGCAACAacttctgcagcccctgcggaCCCACCCCGCTGGCTaacagctgcaacgagccctgcgTCAGGCAGTGCGAGGACTCCCGCGTCGTCATCCAGCCTTCCACCGTGCTGGTCACCCTGCCGGGACCCAtcctcacctccttcccccagagcacCGCCGTCGGATCCTCCTCATCGGCTGCTGTGGGCAacatcctcagctcccagggagtgCCCATCTCCTCCGGCGGCTTTGGCTACGGTTACGGCCTCGGAGGCCTGGGCTGCTATGGCGCCGgaagagcctgcctgccctgctaa